One Mesorhizobium sp. L-2-11 genomic region harbors:
- a CDS encoding ABC transporter permease, which yields MTLRFDIPEENFADILVKAFTNRSFLTGFVITIVLAAVAIVSFFWTPFDVTRLIIADKTQAPSPAHWFGTDHFGRDIFSMIMVGARNSIAVALVAVGIGMGVGVPLGALAAARGGIVDEAVMRLNDLVFAFPALLSAIMITAIFGPGALNAIIAIGIFNIPVFARVARAGALAIWPREFILAARAAGKGKALITIEHVLPNIVTLLLVQGTIQFALGILAEAGLSYVGLGTQPPMPSWGRMLFDAQTRMATAPWMAIFPGMAIVVTVLGLNLLGDGIADILDPKSRRQR from the coding sequence ATGACGCTGCGCTTCGACATCCCAGAGGAAAATTTTGCCGACATCCTCGTCAAGGCTTTCACCAACCGCTCGTTCCTCACCGGCTTCGTCATCACTATAGTGCTAGCAGCGGTCGCCATCGTCTCGTTCTTCTGGACGCCTTTTGACGTCACCAGGCTGATCATCGCCGACAAGACCCAGGCACCCTCGCCGGCGCACTGGTTCGGCACCGATCATTTCGGCCGCGACATTTTTTCCATGATCATGGTCGGGGCCCGCAATTCGATCGCCGTGGCGCTGGTGGCGGTCGGTATCGGCATGGGCGTCGGCGTGCCGCTCGGCGCCCTTGCCGCGGCGCGCGGCGGCATCGTCGACGAAGCGGTGATGCGGCTGAACGATCTCGTCTTCGCCTTCCCTGCCCTGCTGTCGGCGATCATGATCACCGCCATCTTCGGCCCGGGCGCGCTCAACGCCATCATCGCCATCGGCATTTTCAACATCCCGGTCTTCGCCCGCGTCGCCCGGGCCGGCGCGCTGGCGATCTGGCCGCGCGAATTCATCCTCGCCGCGCGCGCCGCCGGAAAAGGCAAAGCACTGATCACCATCGAACATGTGCTGCCCAACATCGTCACTTTGCTCCTTGTGCAAGGCACCATCCAGTTCGCGCTCGGCATCCTGGCCGAAGCCGGGCTTTCCTATGTCGGGCTCGGCACACAGCCGCCGATGCCGAGCTGGGGCCGGATGCTGTTCGACGCGCAGACCCGCATGGCCACGGCGCCGTGGATGGCGATCTTTCCGGGCATGGCGATCGTCGTCACCGTGCTTGGACTGAACCTGCTCGGCGACGGTATTGCCGATATCCTCGACCCCAAATCGCGGCGGCAGCGATGA
- a CDS encoding ABC transporter ATP-binding protein, which produces MSLLEIEKLSLTIGDTPILSDVELSVAPGEVMGLVGESGSGKSITALTVMRLLPWAARASGRVAFDGIDILAASEDQMCALRGDDIGMVFQEPMTALNPVKTIGEQVAEGIRWHTRASRADAEDRARKMLDRVGLPSAQFPLSRYPHELSGGQRQRVVIAIACALKPKLLIADEPTTALDVVLQAQILDLLRDLVAENRMGLLLISHDLAVVTEMAERITILRHGEVMEAGDTARTLSEQLHPYTRQLAQASMHVPARARTHEVGQDNPQLKGAKPLQGARPLLQVESVTRDYPGRRKSLLKRAAPTRAVDDVSFSIDPGQSVALVGRSGCGKSTLARLVLALDGPTSGTIRFRGEVITGKSEAELKPARRDMQVVFQDPYGSFDPRQKVEKLVAEPLHVLEKRPTNAERREMVAKALHEVGLSPRDIDKYPHEFSGGQRQRLSIARAIITRPKLVVADEPVSALDVSIRAQILDLFAELNQKLGVAYLFITHDLTVARAITDQVMIMHAGKIVERGRTSEVLDHPQSEAAKALVAAAPDLHRAIFRRLQEQG; this is translated from the coding sequence ATGAGCCTGCTCGAAATCGAGAAATTGTCGCTGACGATCGGCGACACGCCGATCCTCAGCGATGTCGAGCTCTCCGTCGCGCCCGGCGAGGTGATGGGACTGGTCGGCGAATCCGGCTCGGGCAAATCGATCACGGCATTGACGGTGATGCGGCTTCTGCCCTGGGCCGCGCGCGCCAGCGGGCGCGTCGCCTTCGACGGCATCGACATCCTTGCGGCCAGCGAAGACCAGATGTGCGCGCTGCGCGGCGATGATATCGGCATGGTTTTCCAGGAACCGATGACGGCGCTGAACCCGGTCAAGACGATTGGCGAGCAGGTCGCCGAAGGCATCCGCTGGCACACCAGGGCAAGCCGCGCCGACGCCGAGGACCGCGCCCGAAAAATGCTCGACCGGGTCGGCCTGCCTTCAGCGCAATTTCCGCTGTCGCGCTATCCGCACGAGCTTTCCGGCGGCCAGCGCCAGCGCGTCGTCATCGCCATCGCCTGCGCGCTGAAACCAAAACTGCTGATCGCCGACGAGCCGACGACGGCGCTCGACGTCGTGCTGCAGGCGCAGATCCTCGACCTGTTGCGCGACTTGGTCGCAGAAAACCGCATGGGTCTGCTGTTGATCTCGCACGACCTCGCGGTGGTGACCGAGATGGCGGAGCGCATCACCATCCTGCGCCACGGCGAAGTGATGGAGGCCGGCGATACGGCGCGCACCTTGTCCGAGCAGCTTCATCCCTACACAAGACAACTGGCACAGGCCTCGATGCATGTGCCGGCGCGTGCCAGGACGCACGAGGTCGGCCAAGACAACCCTCAGTTGAAGGGTGCCAAACCTCTTCAGGGAGCCAGACCTCTTCTTCAGGTAGAGAGCGTGACGCGGGACTATCCGGGGCGGCGCAAATCGCTGCTGAAGCGCGCGGCTCCGACCCGCGCCGTCGACGATGTCTCGTTCTCGATCGATCCCGGCCAGTCGGTGGCGCTGGTCGGGCGTTCCGGTTGCGGCAAGTCCACGCTTGCCCGCCTGGTCCTGGCGCTGGACGGGCCGACATCGGGAACGATCCGGTTTCGCGGCGAAGTCATCACCGGCAAGAGCGAGGCGGAGCTCAAGCCGGCGCGCCGCGACATGCAGGTGGTGTTCCAGGACCCTTACGGCTCCTTCGATCCACGCCAGAAGGTCGAAAAACTGGTCGCCGAGCCACTGCATGTGCTGGAGAAAAGGCCGACGAATGCAGAGCGTCGCGAGATGGTGGCAAAGGCCTTGCACGAGGTCGGCCTCAGCCCACGCGACATCGACAAATATCCGCACGAATTTTCAGGCGGCCAGCGCCAGCGCCTGTCGATCGCCCGCGCCATCATCACTCGCCCCAAGCTGGTCGTCGCCGACGAGCCGGTCTCGGCGCTCGACGTCTCGATCCGCGCCCAGATTCTCGACCTGTTCGCCGAGCTGAACCAGAAGCTCGGCGTTGCCTATCTGTTCATCACCCACGATCTGACCGTTGCCCGCGCCATTACCGACCAGGTGATGATCATGCATGCCGGCAAGATCGTCGAGCGCGGCAGGACGAGCGAGGTTCTCGACCATCCGCAGTCCGAAGCGGCGAAGGCGCTGGTCGCTGCGGCCCCGGACCTGCACCGCGCGATTTTCCGGCGCTTACAGGAACAGGGGTGA
- a CDS encoding IS630 family transposase (programmed frameshift) has product MVGYSMDLRERVVAAVKVEGLSRRAAAARFGVSYSAAIEWLKRVEQTGSVAPRQVGGYKPKKISGAWRDWLVERCREKDFTLRGLVAELGERGLKVDYRSVWEFVHAEKLSHKKKTLIAAEQDRPDVARRRRQWVLYQDRIDPARLVFIDETWTKTNMAPLRGWAPVGQRIKAKVPNGHWKTMTFLAALRHDRVEAPWLIDGPINGERFLLYVEKVLVPTLQPGDIVVMDNLGSHKGKAVRRAIRKAGARLFFLPKYSPDLNPIEQLFAKLKHWLRKAAKRTVETVCNAIGQILNRVTPLECSNYFANSGYDRG; this is encoded by the exons ATGGTTGGATATTCAATGGACCTGCGCGAACGGGTTGTTGCGGCGGTCAAGGTTGAAGGGCTTTCGCGGCGCGCGGCGGCTGCTCGATTTGGCGTCAGCTACAGCGCGGCGATCGAGTGGCTGAAGCGGGTGGAACAGACGGGGAGCGTGGCGCCCCGCCAAGTGGGCGGCTACAAGCCGAAGAAGATATCGGGAGCGTGGCGCGACTGGCTTGTCGAGCGCTGCCGGGAGAAGGACTTCACCTTGCGCGGGCTTGTGGCCGAACTTGGCGAGCGTGGCCTGAAGGTTGACTACCGCTCGGTGTGGGAGTTCGTGCACGCCGAGAAGCTGTCTCACA AAAAAAAGACGCTGATCGCCGCCGAGCAAGATCGTCCCGATGTTGCGCGCCGACGGAGGCAATGGGTTCTGTATCAGGACCGGATCGACCCCGCCCGCCTGGTGTTCATCGACGAGACCTGGACCAAGACCAACATGGCCCCGCTCAGGGGTTGGGCACCGGTCGGACAGCGGATCAAGGCCAAAGTTCCCAATGGCCACTGGAAGACAATGACCTTTCTGGCTGCGCTGCGTCATGATCGCGTCGAAGCGCCCTGGCTCATCGACGGGCCGATCAACGGCGAGAGGTTCCTCCTCTATGTCGAGAAGGTTCTCGTGCCCACTCTCCAGCCGGGCGACATCGTTGTGATGGACAATCTCGGCAGCCACAAAGGCAAGGCCGTGCGTCGCGCCATCCGAAAGGCCGGCGCGAGGCTCTTCTTCCTGCCGAAATACTCGCCTGACCTCAATCCGATCGAACAGCTCTTCGCCAAGCTCAAGCACTGGCTGCGAAAGGCCGCAAAGCGCACCGTTGAAACGGTCTGCAACGCCATCGGCCAGATTCTCAACCGCGTCACACCGCTCGAGTGCTCAAATTACTTCGCAAACTCAGGCTATGACCGCGGGTAA
- a CDS encoding VOC family protein, which yields MTMSVEPPRLYPTLRYRNAAKMIDWLGEAFGFSVHARYGEGDIVQHAELTFGSSMIMLGTARDDKFGQMIGAPGPGGGRSIYVAVDDADAAYGRAKKAGAEILEELTDRDYGSREFICRDPEGNVWSFGTYWPKVGEKG from the coding sequence ATGACCATGTCAGTCGAACCGCCCAGGCTCTATCCGACGTTGCGCTACCGCAATGCTGCGAAAATGATCGACTGGCTGGGTGAAGCCTTCGGCTTTAGCGTTCATGCCCGCTATGGTGAAGGCGACATCGTCCAACACGCCGAACTGACTTTCGGCTCCTCGATGATCATGCTGGGCACTGCACGCGACGACAAGTTTGGCCAGATGATCGGCGCACCGGGCCCGGGTGGCGGCAGATCGATCTATGTTGCCGTCGACGACGCTGATGCCGCTTATGGCAGAGCAAAAAAGGCCGGCGCCGAAATACTGGAAGAACTCACCGACCGCGACTATGGCAGCCGCGAATTCATCTGCCGCGATCCGGAAGGCAATGTCTGGTCGTTCGGAACTTACTGGCCGAAGGTTGGTGAGAAGGGCTGA
- a CDS encoding dimethylsulfonioproprionate lyase family protein, whose translation MTTNFDELLERFHATLATFDDALVRDAVAQIAWAMPARRLEPRPLACLRQLDRIVELAPANAQPLARLLAQRRGELHWGQTYSEADLGKTFIDNYGWLEVFGTRGHFVNDEVAAGLLILGPDIVYPDHHHVAEEIYIPLTGGTQWRMGEGDFRRREAGEVIHHASDVSHAMRTGKEPLLALYIWRGGPLAAKSTISGSQGRN comes from the coding sequence GTGACGACAAATTTCGATGAACTGCTTGAACGCTTCCACGCCACTCTCGCAACATTCGATGATGCGCTGGTGCGCGATGCCGTGGCCCAGATCGCCTGGGCCATGCCGGCGCGTCGGCTCGAGCCGCGTCCGCTCGCCTGCCTGCGTCAGCTCGACCGCATCGTCGAGCTCGCTCCGGCCAACGCTCAGCCGCTGGCGCGGCTGCTTGCGCAGCGTCGCGGCGAACTGCACTGGGGGCAGACCTACAGCGAGGCGGATCTCGGCAAGACATTCATCGACAATTACGGCTGGCTGGAGGTCTTCGGCACGCGCGGCCATTTCGTCAATGACGAGGTCGCGGCCGGCTTGCTGATCCTCGGACCTGATATCGTCTATCCCGACCATCATCATGTCGCCGAGGAGATCTACATTCCGCTGACTGGCGGCACGCAATGGCGCATGGGCGAAGGCGACTTTCGCAGGCGCGAGGCCGGCGAGGTGATCCACCATGCCTCTGATGTCAGCCACGCCATGCGCACCGGAAAGGAGCCGCTGCTGGCGCTCTACATCTGGCGCGGCGGACCGCTGGCGGCGAAATCCACGATCAGCGGCTCACAAGGCAGGAACTAA
- a CDS encoding ABC transporter permease: MTAYLLERLAVALITLVLASMVVFAVLEIIPGDPARLMLGMNASAEQVELLRNQMGLNAPLAARYLHWAGGLLSLDFGRSYTYSVPVIDLVRERIVVSLPLALIALALSTIIAIPVGLFSAGRRGRAGDTIAMGAAQLGVAVPNFWFALMLIYLFAVWLRLVPAGGFPGWSAGIWPALKSLVLPAIALALPQAAILARVTRSALIEVLNEDYIRTARAKGLPFRAVLWRHALRNAMIPVLTILGLQFAFLLAGTIIIENVFYLPGLGRLVFQAITQRDLIVVESVVMLLVAAVIAVNLLVDLSYAVVDPRLRSRQ, encoded by the coding sequence GTGACCGCCTATCTCCTCGAGCGTCTTGCCGTCGCCCTCATCACCCTGGTCCTGGCCTCGATGGTGGTCTTTGCCGTGCTGGAGATCATTCCCGGCGACCCGGCGCGGCTGATGCTGGGCATGAACGCCAGCGCCGAGCAGGTCGAGTTGCTGCGCAACCAGATGGGCCTCAACGCGCCCCTTGCCGCGCGCTATCTGCACTGGGCCGGCGGCTTGCTGAGCCTCGATTTCGGCCGTTCCTACACCTATTCGGTGCCGGTCATCGACCTGGTTCGCGAACGCATCGTCGTCTCGCTGCCGCTGGCGCTGATCGCGCTGGCGCTGTCGACCATCATCGCCATTCCGGTCGGGCTGTTTTCCGCCGGCCGGCGCGGGCGGGCCGGCGACACGATCGCGATGGGCGCCGCCCAGCTTGGCGTCGCCGTGCCCAACTTCTGGTTTGCGCTGATGCTGATCTACCTGTTCGCCGTCTGGCTGCGGCTGGTGCCGGCCGGCGGCTTTCCGGGATGGAGCGCTGGCATCTGGCCGGCGCTGAAATCGCTGGTCCTGCCGGCGATCGCGCTCGCGCTGCCGCAAGCGGCGATCCTCGCCCGCGTCACCCGCTCGGCGCTGATCGAAGTGCTGAACGAGGACTATATCCGCACTGCCCGCGCCAAGGGCCTGCCCTTTCGCGCGGTGCTGTGGCGGCACGCGCTGCGCAACGCGATGATCCCGGTGCTGACCATTCTCGGCCTGCAGTTCGCCTTCCTGCTCGCCGGCACCATCATCATCGAGAACGTCTTTTATCTGCCCGGCCTCGGCCGGCTGGTGTTCCAGGCGATCACCCAGCGCGACCTGATCGTCGTCGAAAGCGTCGTCATGCTGCTGGTCGCCGCCGTCATCGCTGTCAACCTGCTTGTCGATCTCTCCTATGCGGTCGTCGATCCGCGCCTGAGAAGCCGCCAATGA
- a CDS encoding isobutyryl-CoA dehydrogenase → MDAAVDAVTSQFELNEDQRAIQQMAEAFAADRVAPNALDWDRNKHFPADVIRETGPLGLGGIYVSDDVGGSALGRLDAVLIFEALSRADPAFSSFISIHNMVASMIDRFGSDEQRQHFLPKLTSMEWLASYCLTEPGSGSDAAALKTRAVKSGGDYVLNGVKQFISGAGDSDLYIVMARTGGDGPKGISTFVVPKDAPGLSFGANEHKMGWHMQSTRQVVFEDCKVPAQNLLSDEGAGFGIAMAGLDGGRLNIAACSLGGAQSALDKALSYTAERKAFGAKINQFQALQFKLADMETELQAARIFLYAAASKLDRKAPDASKWSAMAKRFVTDIGFNVANDALQLHGGYGYLHDYGIEKLVRDLRVHQILEGTNEIMRVIIARGLIGRQ, encoded by the coding sequence ATGGACGCCGCTGTCGACGCGGTCACCAGCCAGTTCGAGCTCAACGAGGACCAGCGCGCCATCCAGCAAATGGCCGAGGCCTTCGCTGCCGATCGCGTGGCGCCGAACGCGCTCGACTGGGACCGCAACAAGCATTTTCCAGCAGACGTGATCCGCGAGACTGGGCCGCTCGGCCTCGGCGGCATCTATGTCAGTGACGATGTCGGCGGCTCGGCGCTCGGTCGGCTCGACGCGGTGCTGATCTTCGAGGCGCTTTCACGCGCCGATCCGGCCTTCTCCTCCTTCATCTCGATCCACAACATGGTGGCTTCGATGATCGACCGCTTCGGCAGCGACGAGCAGCGTCAGCACTTCCTGCCGAAGCTGACCTCGATGGAATGGCTGGCGAGCTATTGCCTGACCGAGCCGGGTTCGGGATCGGATGCGGCGGCGCTGAAGACGCGCGCGGTAAAGAGCGGCGGCGACTATGTGCTGAACGGCGTCAAGCAGTTCATTTCGGGCGCCGGCGACAGCGACCTCTACATCGTCATGGCGCGCACCGGCGGCGACGGTCCGAAGGGCATTTCGACCTTCGTCGTGCCGAAGGATGCGCCCGGCCTGTCCTTCGGCGCCAACGAGCACAAGATGGGCTGGCACATGCAGTCGACCCGCCAGGTCGTCTTCGAGGACTGCAAGGTGCCGGCGCAAAACCTGCTCTCGGACGAAGGTGCCGGCTTCGGCATCGCCATGGCCGGGCTCGACGGCGGCCGGCTCAACATCGCCGCCTGTTCGCTGGGCGGGGCGCAGTCGGCGCTCGACAAGGCGCTGTCCTACACCGCCGAACGCAAGGCCTTCGGCGCCAAGATCAACCAGTTCCAGGCGCTGCAGTTCAAGCTGGCCGACATGGAGACCGAGCTGCAGGCGGCACGGATATTCCTTTACGCCGCTGCCTCCAAGCTCGACCGCAAGGCCCCGGATGCCTCAAAATGGTCGGCGATGGCCAAGCGCTTCGTCACCGACATCGGCTTCAACGTTGCCAACGACGCGCTGCAACTGCATGGCGGCTATGGCTATCTGCACGATTACGGCATCGAGAAGCTGGTGCGGGATTTGCGTGTCCACCAGATTCTCGAAGGCACCAACGAAATCATGCGCGTCATCATCGCGCGCGGACTAATTGGGCGGCAGTAG
- a CDS encoding cobyric acid synthase, translating to MAAKAIMLQGTGSDVGKTVLVAGLCRAAKKRGLKVRPFKPQNMSNNAAVADIPGDNSGGEIGRAQWLQAIACGVAPSVHMNPVLLKPQTDVGAQVVVQGKVFGEARARDYQALKARLMDAVLGSWAKVGEGADLVIVEGAGSPAEINLRSRDIANMGFATRADVPVILVGDIDRGGVIASVAGTHLILPEEDRRMIVGYLINKFRGDVSLFDDGIKAIEGFTGWRCFGVVPWLKAAARLPSEDSVVLERLVSGEKRALKVAVPMLSRIANFDDLDPLKAEREVEVVFVPPGQHLPEDAGLVVIPGSKSTIGDLLRFRENGWDRDLAAHRKRGGHVVGICGGFQMLGRVVRDPDGIEGSVTETEGLGLLDVETVMEPEKTVRNVSARSVQFDLPLEGYEIHLGRTTGPDTLRASTVINGIDDGAVSADGKVSGTYLHGLFSADAFRAKFLENLGVKGGGIDYRAEVERALDEIAAELETHLDCDAIFGLAR from the coding sequence ATGGCGGCCAAGGCGATCATGCTGCAGGGCACGGGCTCCGACGTCGGCAAGACGGTGCTGGTCGCGGGCCTCTGCCGCGCGGCGAAAAAGCGCGGGCTGAAGGTGCGCCCGTTCAAGCCGCAGAACATGTCGAACAACGCCGCCGTCGCCGATATACCGGGCGACAACTCCGGCGGCGAGATCGGCCGCGCCCAATGGCTGCAGGCGATCGCCTGTGGCGTTGCGCCCTCCGTTCATATGAACCCGGTGCTGCTCAAGCCGCAGACCGATGTCGGCGCCCAGGTTGTGGTGCAGGGCAAGGTGTTCGGCGAGGCGCGGGCGCGCGACTACCAGGCGCTGAAGGCCCGGCTGATGGATGCCGTGCTCGGCTCCTGGGCCAAGGTCGGCGAGGGCGCCGACCTCGTCATCGTCGAAGGCGCCGGCTCGCCGGCCGAGATCAATCTCAGGAGCCGCGACATCGCCAATATGGGCTTTGCGACGCGCGCCGACGTGCCGGTGATCCTGGTCGGCGACATCGATCGCGGCGGCGTCATCGCCTCGGTCGCCGGCACTCATCTGATCTTGCCGGAAGAGGACCGGCGCATGATCGTCGGCTATCTCATCAACAAGTTCCGCGGCGATGTCTCACTGTTCGATGACGGCATCAAGGCGATCGAGGGCTTCACCGGCTGGCGCTGTTTTGGCGTCGTGCCGTGGCTGAAGGCGGCGGCGCGATTGCCCTCGGAAGATTCGGTGGTGCTCGAACGCCTGGTATCCGGCGAAAAGCGGGCGTTGAAAGTGGCGGTGCCGATGCTTTCGCGTATCGCCAATTTCGACGACCTCGACCCGCTCAAGGCCGAACGCGAAGTCGAGGTCGTCTTCGTGCCGCCCGGCCAGCACTTGCCAGAAGATGCAGGGCTGGTGGTCATTCCCGGCTCAAAATCGACGATCGGCGATCTCTTAAGATTCCGCGAGAATGGCTGGGACCGCGACCTTGCCGCGCATCGCAAGCGCGGCGGCCATGTGGTTGGCATTTGCGGCGGCTTCCAGATGCTCGGCCGCGTCGTGCGCGATCCCGATGGCATCGAGGGCAGCGTTACCGAGACCGAAGGGCTCGGCCTGCTCGACGTCGAAACGGTGATGGAGCCGGAAAAGACGGTGCGCAATGTCAGCGCTCGCTCGGTCCAGTTCGATCTGCCGCTCGAGGGCTACGAGATTCATCTCGGCCGCACCACCGGTCCGGACACGCTGCGCGCGTCCACCGTCATCAACGGCATCGATGACGGCGCCGTCTCGGCCGACGGCAAGGTGTCGGGAACCTATCTGCACGGGCTGTTTTCCGCGGATGCTTTTCGGGCGAAATTCCTGGAGAACCTTGGCGTCAAAGGCGGTGGCATCGACTACCGTGCCGAGGTCGAGCGGGCGCTGGACGAGATCGCAGCCGAGCTGGAAACCCACCTCGACTGCGACGCGATTTTTGGTTTGGCGCGGTAG
- a CDS encoding helix-turn-helix domain-containing protein, whose amino-acid sequence MPAKSEDGSRRENPGLERFEMVRRAPCPRLQGSVTDICGYRETMPGRFRNVEYASLTVPLVISFAEPFAIGLGKEPGDNDRFASFAAGLYAGPVVIESLGGACCVQVNFTPLGAQRFFGLAMSELTDRMVGLDDVLGIEGMALRERLGNARGWSARLAIVEAFVAARLTEARETQAEIAWAYDRIIASGGRIRVSSLADRLGWSRKHLLGKFSNAIGVGPKTLSRIVRFNRALGLSRQGKSDWADIAADCGYADQAHLVREFRELAGETPTAIAAQA is encoded by the coding sequence ATGCCCGCCAAGAGCGAAGACGGCAGCCGACGTGAAAATCCTGGCCTCGAACGGTTCGAGATGGTGCGGCGTGCGCCCTGCCCTCGGCTCCAGGGTTCGGTCACTGACATCTGCGGCTACCGCGAAACCATGCCCGGCCGTTTCCGCAACGTCGAATATGCATCGCTGACCGTGCCGCTGGTCATCAGCTTTGCCGAACCCTTCGCCATCGGGCTCGGCAAGGAGCCGGGCGACAACGACCGCTTCGCCAGTTTCGCCGCCGGCCTCTATGCCGGTCCGGTGGTGATCGAATCGCTTGGCGGCGCCTGCTGCGTCCAGGTCAATTTCACCCCGCTCGGCGCCCAACGCTTCTTCGGCCTCGCGATGAGCGAACTGACCGACCGCATGGTCGGCCTCGACGATGTGCTCGGAATCGAAGGCATGGCGCTGCGCGAAAGACTTGGCAATGCGCGCGGCTGGAGCGCACGTCTTGCCATCGTCGAGGCGTTCGTCGCCGCGCGGCTGACTGAGGCCCGCGAAACCCAGGCCGAAATCGCCTGGGCCTATGACCGGATCATCGCCTCTGGCGGCCGCATTCGCGTCTCGTCGCTCGCCGACCGGCTGGGCTGGAGCCGCAAGCATCTCTTGGGAAAATTCTCCAACGCGATCGGCGTCGGCCCCAAGACGCTGTCGCGCATCGTCCGCTTCAACCGCGCGCTCGGCCTGTCAAGGCAAGGCAAATCCGATTGGGCTGATATCGCCGCCGATTGCGGCTATGCCGACCAAGCGCACTTGGTGCGCGAATTCCGCGAGCTTGCCGGCGAAACGCCGACGGCGATTGCCGCCCAGGCATAG
- the mmsB gene encoding 3-hydroxyisobutyrate dehydrogenase: protein MTTIAFIGLGNMGNPMAANLVKAGYAVHGFDLMPENLAIAKEHGVVIMANAVAAVKEAAVVITMLPAGKHVLSVYEDIVPKAKKGALFIDSSTIDVESARKAHAIAARHKLLSIDAPVSGGTGGAAAGTLTFMAGGSKEAFAKAEPILKPMAGRIVHCGDDGAGQAAKICNNMILGVSMIGVAEAFVLAEKLGLSHQALFDVASNSSGQCWSLTTYCPVPGPVPTSPANNGYRPGFSAALMLKDLKLSQQAAQSAGAVTPLGAEAAQLYALFNAQGHAAADFSGIINFLRGTPA, encoded by the coding sequence ATGACCACCATCGCCTTCATCGGCCTCGGCAATATGGGCAATCCGATGGCTGCCAATCTCGTCAAGGCTGGATATGCCGTTCACGGTTTCGACCTGATGCCGGAAAATCTCGCCATCGCCAAGGAGCATGGGGTCGTCATCATGGCCAATGCGGTTGCCGCAGTGAAGGAGGCCGCTGTCGTTATCACCATGCTGCCGGCCGGCAAACACGTCCTGTCGGTCTACGAAGACATCGTGCCAAAGGCGAAAAAAGGCGCGCTGTTCATCGATTCCTCGACCATTGACGTCGAATCGGCACGAAAAGCCCACGCCATTGCCGCCAGGCATAAGCTGCTGTCGATCGACGCGCCGGTTTCCGGCGGCACCGGCGGCGCCGCCGCCGGCACGCTGACTTTCATGGCCGGCGGCTCGAAGGAAGCGTTCGCCAAGGCCGAACCAATCCTCAAGCCGATGGCCGGCCGTATCGTCCATTGCGGTGATGACGGCGCCGGACAGGCGGCAAAGATCTGCAACAACATGATCTTGGGCGTTTCGATGATCGGCGTCGCCGAAGCCTTCGTTCTGGCGGAAAAGCTCGGCCTGTCGCATCAGGCGCTGTTCGACGTCGCCTCGAACTCGTCGGGCCAGTGCTGGTCGCTGACCACCTACTGCCCGGTCCCTGGTCCAGTGCCGACATCGCCGGCCAACAATGGCTACAGGCCAGGGTTTTCCGCCGCACTGATGCTGAAGGACCTGAAACTGTCGCAGCAAGCCGCGCAAAGCGCCGGTGCGGTGACGCCGCTCGGCGCCGAGGCCGCCCAGCTTTATGCGCTGTTCAACGCCCAGGGGCATGCCGCTGCCGACTTCTCCGGCATCATAAATTTCCTGCGCGGCACCCCGGCGTAA
- a CDS encoding tellurite resistance TerB family protein, whose protein sequence is MAFALLEQIRSIFDGDPGVRKVADDPVLSAELLMLFRMILADGTVSESEMAAFRRICREAFGIPEASIDSVIEYLNEFGYETNGSQAIAQFRDLDVERRSLLARHMAEIAKADSQLAGTEMQLLSRTLDLLDISPADVVKAKE, encoded by the coding sequence ATGGCATTCGCATTGCTGGAGCAGATACGTTCGATCTTCGACGGCGACCCCGGCGTGCGCAAGGTCGCGGACGATCCTGTGCTGTCGGCGGAACTGCTGATGCTGTTTCGCATGATTTTGGCCGACGGCACGGTCAGCGAGAGCGAAATGGCCGCGTTCAGGCGCATCTGCCGGGAAGCCTTCGGCATTCCGGAAGCCAGCATCGACAGCGTCATCGAATATCTCAACGAGTTCGGCTACGAGACCAACGGCTCGCAAGCCATCGCGCAGTTCCGAGACCTCGACGTCGAGAGGCGCAGCCTGCTTGCCCGCCATATGGCCGAGATCGCCAAGGCCGATTCGCAACTTGCCGGGACCGAGATGCAGCTCTTGAGCCGCACGCTCGACTTGCTCGACATCAGCCCAGCCGATGTGGTGAAGGCCAAAGAGTAG